In Lacerta agilis isolate rLacAgi1 chromosome 8, rLacAgi1.pri, whole genome shotgun sequence, one genomic interval encodes:
- the SLC66A1 gene encoding lysosomal amino acid transporter 1 homolog yields MPVHLQMISSLSMNFSDCPNGSQWVWDIFHECAQDGWDISSVVLGLLSIFCFAAAAFPQYYLACKTGIMDQALSVYFLLGWLGGDSLNLIGSFLADQLPLQVYTAIYYVLADLLMMSLYLYYKVKNQNRTFSASINATFAFLVVGTVSVTSFLGRPSSLSGEDTAPFRGRMLLSSAEDRPGWEPFTQQEIIGFVIGSISSVLYLLSRVPQIYTNFKRKSTVGISYSLFALVMLGNTLYGLSVLLKNPDRGQAEGSYVIHHLPWLIGSLGVLSLDIVISFQFLAYRRKRLPPLEEREALLGAQEEPPES; encoded by the exons ATGCCGGTTCATCTGCAAATGATCAGTTCGCTGAGCATGAATTTCTCCGATTGCCCCAATGGCTCCCAGTGGGTTTGGGATATATTCCACGAATGTGCCCAGGACGGCTGGGACATATCCAGCGTGGTACTGGGCTTGCTTTCCAtcttctgctttgctgctgcGGCTTTCCC CCAATACTACCTGGCCTGTAAAACTGGGATTATGGACCAGGCGTTATCTGTCTACTTCCTGTTGGGATGGCTGGGAGGAGACTCTTTAAATCTGATTGGGTCGTTCTTGGCCGACCAGCTACCACTACAG GTATACACAGCCATCTATTACGTACTGGCAGATCTGCTTATGATGTCTCTCTACCTCTATTACAAAGTCAAGAACCAGAACAGAACCT TCTCTGCTTCAATCAATGCCACTTTTGCGTTCCTTGTTGTGGGAACGGTGTCTGTGACCTCCTTCCTGGGCagaccctcctctctctctggaGAAGACACTGCGCCCTTCAGAGGGAGGATGCTTCTCTCGTCTGCAGAAGATCGTCCTGGATGGGAG CCTTTCACCCAGCAAGAAATCATCGGCTTCGTTATCGGATCTATTTCGTCTGTTCTCTACCTGCTTTCCCGGGTCCCACAGATCTACACGAAT TTCAAGAGGAAATCGACCGTCGGCATATCTTATTCTCTCTTCGCTCTGGTGATGCTGGGGAACACTTTGTACGGACTCAGCGTCCTGCTGAAAAACCCGGATCGGGGCCAAGCTGAAGGCAGCTACGTCATCCACCACCTCCCTTGGCTGatcggcagcttgggagtcctgTCTCTCGACATCGTT ATTTCGTTTCAGTTCCTTGCCTACCGTCGGAAGAGGCTACCGCCGCTTGAAGAGAGAGAAGCTCTCCTGGGTGCTCAGGAGGAACCTCCCGAGAGCTGA
- the LOC117052475 gene encoding aflatoxin B1 aldehyde reductase member 2-like isoform X1: protein MSGLRGQSRGVRSVLGTMEFGRRADKAASGAMLRAFLARGHCEVDTAHMYAGGESERILGAWLAAEPVAAAAVKVATKANPLEGNTLKADGVRSQLETSLQRLQAKSVDLFYLHMPDHKTPLEETLKACNELHREGKFKELGLSNYASWQVAEIYGICKANNWVLPTVYQGMYNATTRQVETELLPCLRHFGIRFYAYNPLAGGLLTGRYKYEDKDSNQQPASRFFGNDWAKVYRDRYWKKHHFQGVDLVEKALHEAYGSDTPSLTSAALRWMYHHSKLQADLGDAVIIGMSTMEQLQENLKYSEEGPLLPGVVEAFERAWHLTAHDCPNYFR from the exons ATGTCGGGGCTCCGCGGGCAGAGCCGCGGGGTGCGCTCGGTGCTGGGCACCATGGAGTTCGGGCGGAGGGCAGACAAGGCGGCCAGCGGGGCGATGCTGCGCGCGTTCCTGGCCCGCGGGCACTGCGAGGTGGATACCGCGCATATGTACGCGGGGGGCGAGTCGGAGCGGATCCTGGGCGCCTGGCTGGCAGCTGAACCCGTAGCTGCGGCGGCAG TCAAGGTAGCCACCAAGGCAAATCCATTGGAAGGCAATACTCTGAAGGCTGATGGCGTCCGCTCTCAACTGGAGACGTCCCTCCAGAGGCTGCAGGCGAAGAGTGTCGACCTCTTCTACCTCCATATGCCCGACCACAAGACCCCCCTGGAAGAGACTCTGAAGGCCTGCAATGAGCTACACAGAGAG GGTAAGTTTAAGGAACTGGGTCTCTCCAACTATGCCTCGTGGCAGGTGGCGGAAATCTATGGCATCTGCAAGGCCAACAACTGGGTGTTGCCAACGGTGtaccag GGCATGTACAACGCTACGACACGCCAAGTGGAGACAGAATTGCTGCCATGCCTTAGACATTTTGGGATTCGATTCTACGCATATAATCCACTGGCAG GAGGGCTCCTGACTGGGAGGTACAAGTACGAAGATAAAGACTCGAACCAGCAGCCAGCTAGCAGGTTTTTCGGCAATGACTGGGCCAAAGTCTACAGGGACAG GTATTGGAAGAAGCATCATTTCCAGGGGGTGGACTTGGTCGAGAAAGCCCTCCATGAGGCGTATGGCTCAGACACACCCAGCTTGACTTCAGCCGCCCTGCGTTGGATGTACCATCACTCAAAGCTGCAG GCTGACCTTGGAGATGCTGTGATCATTGGGATGTCCACCATGGAACAGCTGCAGGAGAATCTCAAGTACAGCGAGGAGGGTCCCCTCCTGCCCGGGGTGGTCGAGGCCTTTGAGAGAGCTTGGCATCTCACAGCTCACGACTGCCCCAACTACTTCCGCTGA
- the LOC117052475 gene encoding aflatoxin B1 aldehyde reductase member 2-like isoform X2 codes for MSGLRGQSRGVRSVLGTMEFGRKADAAASVAMLRAFLARGHCELDTAHIYAGGESERILGAWLAAEPKAAAAVKVATKANPLEGNTLKADGVRSQLETSLQRLQAKSVDLFYLHMPDHKTPLEETLKACNELHREGKFKELGLSNYASWQVAEIYGICKANNWVLPTVYQGMYNATTRQVETELLPCLRHFGIRFYAYNPLAGGLLTGRYKYEDKDSNQQPASRFFGNDWAKVYRDRYWKKHHFQGVDLVEKALHEAYGSDTPSLTSAALRWMYHHSKLQADLGDAVIIGMSTMEQLQENLKYSEEGPLLPGVVEAFERAWHLTAHDCPNYFR; via the exons ATGTCGGGGCTACGCGGGCAGAGCCGCGGGGTGCGCTCGGTGCTGGGCACCATGGAGTTCGGGCGGAAGGCAGACGCGGCGGCCAGCGTGGCGATGCTGCGCGCGTTTCTGGCCCGCGGGCACTGCGAGCTAGATACCGCGCATATTTACGCGGGGGGCGAGTCGGAGCGGATCCTGGGCGCCTGGTTGGCGGCTGAACCCAAGGCTGCGGCGGCAG TCAAGGTAGCCACCAAGGCAAATCCATTGGAAGGCAATACTCTGAAGGCTGATGGCGTCCGCTCTCAACTGGAGACGTCCCTCCAGAGGCTGCAGGCGAAGAGTGTCGACCTCTTCTACCTCCATATGCCCGACCACAAGACCCCCCTGGAAGAGACTCTGAAGGCCTGCAATGAGCTACACAGAGAG GGTAAGTTTAAGGAACTGGGTCTCTCCAACTATGCCTCGTGGCAGGTGGCGGAAATCTATGGCATCTGCAAGGCCAACAACTGGGTGTTGCCAACGGTGtaccag GGCATGTACAACGCTACGACACGCCAAGTGGAGACAGAATTGCTGCCATGCCTTAGACATTTTGGGATTCGATTCTACGCATATAATCCACTGGCAG GAGGGCTCCTGACTGGGAGGTACAAGTACGAAGATAAAGACTCGAACCAGCAGCCAGCTAGCAGGTTTTTCGGCAATGACTGGGCCAAAGTCTACAGGGACAG GTATTGGAAGAAGCATCATTTCCAGGGGGTGGACTTGGTCGAGAAAGCCCTCCATGAGGCGTATGGCTCAGACACACCCAGCTTGACTTCAGCCGCCCTGCGTTGGATGTACCATCACTCAAAGCTGCAG GCTGACCTTGGAGATGCTGTGATCATTGGGATGTCCACCATGGAACAGCTGCAGGAGAATCTCAAGTACAGCGAGGAGGGTCCCCTCCTGCCCGGGGTGGTCGAGGCCTTTGAGAGAGCTTGGCATCTCACAGCTCACGACTGCCCCAACTACTTCCGCTGA